A single window of Methanothermobacter marburgensis str. Marburg DNA harbors:
- a CDS encoding MFS transporter encodes MNEYTNRSLRVYVLIAATLSSFLTPFMGSSINVALPVIALHFGIDAILQTWIPTAFLLAAAIFAVPFGRISEIYGMKRIFIYGNMIFTVSSVLSAFSPSALALIIFRAIQGVGSAMIFVTGLAMLTRVFPPMERGKAIGINTAAVYIGLSMGPVLGGFLTHFLGWQSIFLVTVPVTLIVLAVCLLKVEGEWADASGESFDVPGSISYCIFLFLLMYGFSALPEVVGALMIVLSILAFAIFLKIELSSESPVFNVRLFKNLRFSFSSLAALINYSATFAVSLLLSYHLQYIKGLDPGSSGLILVTQPIVMAFVAPLAGRASDRFNPQILAGIGMAINAAALLSLSILDRGTPLFMIVTSLLVLGLGFGFFSSPNTNAIMGSVERRDYGIASATVSSMRLIGQAFSIGIVTLIFAFLIGRVPISPANYDLLIESTRICFLVFGVLCFIGVFAATAHRNDG; translated from the coding sequence TTGAATGAGTACACCAACAGGTCACTCAGGGTCTATGTTCTCATAGCTGCAACCCTATCATCCTTTTTAACACCCTTCATGGGGTCATCCATCAACGTTGCACTCCCTGTGATAGCACTTCACTTCGGGATAGATGCAATACTGCAGACATGGATTCCAACGGCATTTCTCCTTGCAGCGGCAATCTTTGCCGTACCCTTTGGGAGGATATCTGAGATATACGGTATGAAGAGGATTTTTATCTATGGAAACATGATATTCACTGTTTCATCAGTCCTATCAGCATTCTCACCCTCTGCCCTTGCCCTCATAATATTCAGGGCCATCCAGGGCGTGGGATCAGCCATGATATTCGTCACAGGCCTTGCAATGCTCACCCGTGTATTCCCGCCAATGGAGAGGGGTAAGGCCATAGGTATAAACACGGCCGCAGTGTACATTGGACTTTCGATGGGCCCGGTTCTTGGGGGTTTTCTCACGCATTTCCTGGGCTGGCAGAGCATATTCCTTGTCACGGTCCCGGTAACACTCATTGTTCTTGCTGTGTGCCTCCTTAAGGTTGAGGGGGAATGGGCTGATGCCTCAGGGGAAAGTTTCGATGTCCCCGGTTCAATCTCCTACTGTATATTCCTGTTTCTTTTAATGTATGGATTCTCCGCCCTTCCTGAGGTTGTAGGGGCGCTCATGATAGTCCTGAGTATCCTGGCATTCGCGATATTCCTTAAAATTGAACTATCATCAGAGAGCCCTGTGTTCAATGTGAGGCTCTTCAAAAATCTCAGATTCAGTTTCTCAAGTCTCGCGGCCCTCATAAACTACAGTGCAACATTTGCGGTTTCCCTGCTTCTGAGCTACCACCTTCAGTACATCAAGGGACTGGACCCGGGCTCCAGCGGACTCATACTCGTCACGCAGCCCATTGTCATGGCATTCGTGGCCCCCCTGGCAGGGAGGGCCTCTGACAGGTTCAACCCCCAGATACTTGCAGGTATAGGGATGGCAATAAATGCGGCTGCGCTTCTGAGCCTCAGCATCCTTGATAGGGGCACGCCCCTATTCATGATAGTGACATCCCTTCTTGTCCTTGGCCTCGGTTTCGGGTTTTTCTCATCCCCCAACACCAATGCAATCATGGGTTCCGTTGAGAGGAGGGACTATGGCATTGCATCTGCCACCGTGAGCTCCATGCGCCTCATCGGCCAGGCCTTCAGCATAGGTATAGTGACACTCATCTTCGCATTCCTGATAGGGAGGGTTCCAATATCCCCTGCAAATTATGACCTCCTTATAGAGAGCACAAGGATATGCTTCCTGGTGTTCGGGGTCCTATGTTTCATAGGGGTTTTTGCTGCAACAGCCCACAGGAATGACGGCTGA
- a CDS encoding MFS transporter, producing MKDDYLKVYVLCAVTFSSFLAPFMGSSINVALPLMGESLNMGPSQQTWIITAFLLTANVFLLPFGRLSEIYGIKRLFISGNIIFITASVLCAMAPDAASIILFRAFQGIGASMVLVTRLSLISMVFPASERGRAIGVNTAAIDMGLFAGPILGGFLAEIMGWESIFLFTVPVGILVILISLSRIDDEWMAGGSKKFDLEGSLTYCTSLFLFIQGFSTLASVKGLLLLVLSFLAFSLFIKTETQARNPLFNVELFKNRRFSFSSLEALVVFTSTFAVSLLLSYHLQYVRGLSPSASGLILIVQPLMMALIAPLAGRMADMVKPHILTSAGMVLIFMALMGFATLGPDTPETAVIMGLMLLGTGMGLFSSPNTTKIMCSVKRDHDGVASATVSSMLLIGQAFSMGTVTLIFAFLMGSVSLSPANYGLLMESTRKCFLLFGIICFIGLFATAIHRNSY from the coding sequence TTGAAAGATGATTATCTGAAGGTTTATGTGCTATGCGCAGTGACCTTCTCATCATTCCTCGCACCATTCATGGGTTCATCAATCAATGTGGCCCTCCCCCTTATGGGCGAGAGCCTTAATATGGGACCCTCCCAGCAGACCTGGATTATAACGGCATTTCTTTTAACAGCAAACGTCTTTCTATTGCCATTTGGCAGGTTATCTGAGATATACGGGATAAAGAGGCTCTTCATTTCAGGTAACATCATATTCATCACAGCATCAGTTCTCTGTGCAATGGCACCTGATGCAGCTTCAATCATCCTTTTCAGGGCATTTCAGGGAATCGGGGCCTCCATGGTACTGGTAACAAGGCTTTCTCTCATATCAATGGTGTTCCCTGCATCTGAACGTGGCAGGGCCATAGGTGTGAATACAGCGGCAATAGATATGGGTCTCTTTGCCGGTCCCATCCTGGGAGGTTTTCTGGCAGAGATCATGGGATGGGAGTCCATATTCCTATTCACGGTTCCAGTGGGAATCCTTGTTATACTCATCTCGCTATCCAGAATTGATGACGAGTGGATGGCTGGTGGAAGCAAAAAATTCGATCTGGAAGGGTCACTCACCTACTGCACATCACTTTTTCTCTTCATTCAGGGATTCTCAACACTTGCAAGTGTGAAGGGGCTTCTTCTGCTTGTTCTAAGTTTCCTGGCGTTTTCTCTCTTCATCAAGACGGAAACACAGGCAAGGAACCCACTCTTTAATGTTGAGTTATTTAAAAACAGAAGATTTTCCTTTTCATCCCTTGAAGCCCTTGTGGTATTCACATCCACATTTGCGGTTTCCCTGCTTCTCAGCTACCACCTCCAGTACGTCAGGGGACTCAGCCCCTCTGCCAGCGGACTTATACTCATAGTTCAACCCCTCATGATGGCCCTGATCGCCCCCCTTGCAGGGAGGATGGCCGATATGGTGAAGCCCCATATTCTGACATCAGCGGGTATGGTGCTGATCTTCATGGCACTCATGGGATTTGCAACACTGGGCCCTGATACACCGGAAACAGCAGTAATAATGGGACTCATGCTACTTGGAACGGGTATGGGACTTTTCTCATCCCCAAACACAACAAAGATTATGTGTTCAGTTAAGAGGGATCATGATGGGGTGGCGTCTGCCACCGTGAGCTCCATGCTCCTCATCGGCCAGGCCTTTAGCATGGGTACAGTGACACTGATCTTTGCATTCCTGATGGGGAGTGTTTCACTATCCCCTGCAAATTATGGCCTCCTCATGGAAAGCACAAGAAAATGCTTCCTTTTATTTGGTATTATCTGTTTCATAGGTCTTTTTGCCACAGCAATCCACAGAAACAGTTATTAA
- a CDS encoding malate dehydrogenase → MKVSIIGSTGRVGRATALCLAEEEAVKTLHLISRRESLEQNIGEVLDMSDALAAKGVSVKLENSADIENVHGSRIVVITAGVPRTADMDRDDLAFQNGVIVAEYARQIARFAPDSIILVVTNPVDVMTYVALKYSGFHPSRVFGLGNHLDSLRLKNYMARHFNVHVSEVHTRVIGQHGPYMVPLISSTSIGGIPIEHYARRDYFSGYRRFDLKKTIEKVINAGSNIISRKGATEYGPAFAISNIVTTILNDERRILTVSTLMEGEIDGIRDVCLGVPVKLGKNGIEGVVPVLMDRDERETFREAASHVRNSTMKVMEFLDEELPL, encoded by the coding sequence TTGAAGGTAAGTATAATTGGGTCAACAGGGCGTGTTGGAAGGGCAACGGCACTGTGCCTTGCAGAGGAAGAGGCTGTGAAGACACTGCACCTCATATCAAGGAGGGAGAGCCTTGAGCAGAACATTGGAGAGGTCCTTGATATGAGCGATGCCCTTGCAGCCAAGGGGGTTTCGGTTAAACTGGAGAACTCTGCTGACATAGAAAATGTCCATGGCTCAAGGATAGTTGTTATAACAGCAGGTGTTCCCAGAACCGCTGATATGGACAGGGATGACCTTGCATTCCAGAATGGGGTTATCGTTGCCGAGTATGCAAGACAGATTGCCAGATTCGCCCCGGATTCAATTATACTTGTTGTGACCAATCCTGTTGATGTGATGACCTACGTTGCACTCAAGTATTCGGGTTTTCATCCCAGCAGGGTATTTGGCCTTGGAAACCACCTTGACTCCCTCAGGCTCAAGAATTACATGGCAAGGCATTTCAATGTCCATGTTAGTGAGGTTCACACCCGGGTTATCGGGCAGCACGGCCCCTACATGGTCCCCCTTATCAGCTCGACATCAATAGGGGGTATACCGATTGAGCACTATGCAAGGAGGGACTACTTCTCTGGTTACCGGAGGTTCGACCTCAAGAAGACCATAGAGAAGGTTATCAATGCAGGTAGCAACATCATAAGCAGGAAGGGGGCCACCGAGTATGGTCCGGCCTTCGCAATCTCCAACATAGTGACAACGATACTGAATGACGAGCGGAGGATACTCACGGTTTCAACCCTCATGGAGGGCGAGATTGATGGTATCAGGGACGTGTGCCTGGGTGTGCCGGTGAAGCTCGGTAAAAATGGTATAGAGGGTGTTGTACCTGTTTTAATGGACAGGGATGAGAGGGAAACCTTCAGGGAGGCTGCAAGCCATGTCAGAAACTCCACAATGAAGGTTATGGAGTTTCTGGATGAGGAACTTCCACTTTAG
- a CDS encoding class II glutamine amidotransferase: MCGIAGVVYKDGKLHNVGADMTRMLHALQHRGPDSAGFSIYGGLGLEENEYLLNIEVKEKKGLLERVKETVETVSPIRKDEVIPSVENYIIYRCRITLESFSQLKPLIMEIDRIEDVIVLNGSHSFEMIKDVGSVLEIADRYDTWSKKGTHAIGHTRFSTESIVDRYHAHPFQSYIIPDITVVHNGQITNYWKIREPLERKGHIFETNNDTECIVHYVADKLASGYSLEEALEQSVKDMDGPFSYIVGTPTGVGIAKDQLGLRPGVMAENDEVFAVASEEVSLREVMDTTEVEQISPGEVRVYEI; the protein is encoded by the coding sequence TTGTGTGGAATAGCAGGAGTGGTCTACAAGGATGGTAAACTTCATAACGTTGGGGCAGACATGACGAGGATGCTCCATGCGCTGCAGCACAGGGGCCCCGACTCAGCGGGTTTCTCAATCTATGGAGGTCTTGGTCTTGAGGAGAACGAGTACCTCCTTAACATTGAGGTTAAAGAAAAGAAGGGGCTTCTTGAGAGGGTCAAGGAAACAGTTGAAACGGTGAGCCCCATAAGGAAGGATGAGGTCATCCCATCAGTTGAGAACTACATAATATACCGCTGCAGGATCACCCTTGAATCATTCTCACAGCTTAAACCACTCATAATGGAGATAGACAGGATAGAGGATGTCATAGTACTCAATGGAAGCCACTCCTTTGAAATGATAAAGGATGTGGGATCTGTACTTGAAATAGCAGACCGCTACGACACCTGGTCAAAGAAGGGCACACATGCCATAGGCCACACAAGGTTCTCGACAGAGAGCATAGTTGACAGGTACCATGCACACCCCTTCCAGAGCTACATCATCCCTGACATAACTGTGGTACACAACGGCCAGATAACCAACTACTGGAAGATAAGGGAACCCCTTGAGAGGAAGGGACACATATTCGAGACAAACAACGACACAGAATGTATAGTCCACTACGTTGCAGATAAACTGGCATCAGGCTACAGCCTGGAGGAGGCACTTGAACAGTCAGTGAAGGACATGGACGGACCTTTCTCATACATAGTCGGAACACCCACCGGTGTGGGTATAGCAAAGGACCAGCTCGGCCTCAGGCCAGGGGTGATGGCAGAGAACGATGAGGTATTCGCGGTTGCATCAGAGGAGGTCTCCCTGAGGGAGGTCATGGATACAACCGAGGTTGAACAGATATCCCCCGGCGAGGTCAGGGTATACGAGATATAG
- a CDS encoding energy-coupling factor ABC transporter permease translates to MHIPDGIIPLWQSAVYWAVALVNIGIFFYIFSKKPGKEKRIAGTGLFAAAAAVASSISVPSPFGVPVHFFLIPLAAIILGPLTAVMVAVLCLLVQFFILGMGGITSMGANILTMGIGLGIGTYGVYRVLSELDRGLAVFSATFLLGIMIATAFHIMILLAAGVAGPEMLMSTLIPFYIFVGVVEGAASMFIFSFLERMKPELIAMEKV, encoded by the coding sequence GTGCATATACCCGATGGAATCATACCACTTTGGCAGTCTGCAGTCTACTGGGCTGTTGCACTCGTGAACATTGGCATATTCTTCTACATATTCTCAAAGAAACCTGGAAAGGAAAAAAGGATAGCTGGAACAGGACTTTTTGCAGCGGCAGCGGCGGTTGCATCCTCCATATCTGTGCCATCACCCTTCGGTGTCCCGGTGCATTTCTTCCTGATACCCCTTGCAGCCATAATACTCGGTCCCCTCACGGCGGTTATGGTTGCTGTGCTCTGCCTCCTTGTCCAGTTCTTCATACTTGGAATGGGGGGGATAACCAGCATGGGGGCCAATATACTGACAATGGGTATTGGCCTTGGAATCGGAACCTATGGGGTCTACAGGGTTCTAAGTGAACTCGACAGGGGCCTTGCTGTATTCTCAGCCACCTTCCTTCTTGGTATAATGATTGCAACCGCGTTCCACATCATGATACTCCTGGCAGCGGGTGTTGCAGGCCCTGAAATGCTCATGTCAACACTCATACCCTTCTACATATTCGTGGGTGTCGTGGAGGGTGCTGCAAGCATGTTCATATTCTCATTCCTTGAGAGGATGAAACCTGAGCTCATTGCAATGGAAAAGGTCTAG
- the pdxT gene encoding pyridoxal 5'-phosphate synthase glutaminase subunit PdxT, translating to MIRIGILDLQGDVSEHLEMTRRAVERMDVDAEVVKVRTAEDASAVDAIIISGGESTVIGKLMEETGIKDVILTENKAVMGTCAGMVLLARETDYEQPLLGLIDMKVKRNAFGRQKDSFEEDIEILGRKFHGIFIRAPAAVEVGEGAEVLSRIDEGIIAVKEGCNLALAFHPELGENTGLHEYFIKEVLNCVE from the coding sequence ATGATAAGGATAGGCATTCTTGATCTTCAGGGCGATGTTTCCGAGCACCTCGAGATGACCCGGAGGGCAGTTGAGAGGATGGATGTGGATGCAGAGGTAGTGAAGGTGAGAACAGCGGAGGATGCATCAGCTGTAGATGCAATAATAATCTCCGGCGGTGAGAGCACCGTCATAGGTAAACTCATGGAGGAGACAGGGATAAAGGATGTTATCCTCACCGAGAACAAAGCAGTGATGGGGACCTGTGCCGGGATGGTTCTTCTTGCAAGGGAAACAGACTATGAACAGCCCCTCCTGGGACTCATAGACATGAAGGTTAAGAGAAACGCCTTTGGAAGGCAGAAGGATTCCTTTGAGGAAGACATAGAGATACTTGGAAGAAAATTCCATGGAATATTCATAAGGGCGCCAGCTGCCGTCGAAGTGGGTGAGGGGGCCGAGGTACTGTCCAGAATCGATGAAGGGATCATCGCAGTGAAGGAGGGCTGCAACCTTGCACTTGCCTTCCACCCTGAACTGGGAGAGAACACGGGACTTCACGAATACTTTATAAAGGAGGTATTGAATTGTGTGGAATAG
- a CDS encoding GltB/FmdC/FwdC-like GXGXG domain-containing protein, whose protein sequence is MREAVVDAESKTPREVNRAIKSLAKDHDRIVVKNPNAMHYIGAGLTEDVELIIDGSAGYFAATMIHGPRVKINGNAGWFPADNMTEGEVIIEGSAGDGVGQGIYGGTVVVRKGAGSRTGEIMKNGTIIIGGNSGFMTGLFMMGGRIIVLGDLAEDAGESIIRGTIYVGGEIKSLGKNAKVEDITPEEEEELRGVLSAYGFELEDEEYHSFRKIVPRSKRPFYGEESEEG, encoded by the coding sequence ATGAGGGAAGCAGTAGTTGATGCAGAATCAAAAACCCCCAGGGAGGTTAACAGGGCCATAAAGAGCCTGGCAAAGGACCACGACAGGATAGTGGTTAAAAACCCCAACGCCATGCACTACATCGGCGCGGGACTCACAGAGGACGTGGAGCTCATAATAGATGGTTCAGCCGGATACTTCGCCGCGACAATGATACACGGCCCAAGGGTTAAGATAAATGGTAACGCAGGATGGTTCCCTGCAGACAACATGACAGAAGGTGAGGTCATAATAGAGGGATCCGCTGGAGACGGAGTCGGACAGGGAATCTACGGCGGAACAGTCGTTGTAAGGAAGGGAGCAGGGTCAAGGACAGGAGAGATAATGAAGAACGGGACCATCATCATAGGTGGAAACTCAGGTTTCATGACAGGCCTATTCATGATGGGCGGCCGCATAATAGTCCTGGGGGACCTTGCAGAGGACGCCGGGGAGTCCATCATAAGGGGAACGATATACGTTGGTGGAGAAATAAAAAGCCTTGGAAAGAACGCAAAGGTTGAGGACATAACCCCTGAGGAGGAAGAGGAACTCAGAGGCGTCCTCTCAGCATACGGATTTGAACTTGAGGATGAGGAATACCATTCCTTCAGAAAGATTGTCCCAAGAAGCAAAAGGCCATTCTATGGCGAAGAATCGGAGGAAGGATAA
- a CDS encoding glutamate synthase-related protein, with amino-acid sequence MPFKVERKEDVCKRNFDRPGCCWYMCDNRDESLCANCYSCYNNCPHDVYEIINGEPVPLRHENCVGCRICEEMCPNNAIEVNAVPEDRRNVWSFTDLLEIQRKSREGSYKVRGCGAVRRIPTFDDLVIIPAQVSRPPIDKYREPCNTRVVLGDRFAENPLELDTPIMIAAMSFGALSKEAKIALAMGATLAGTATNTGEGGMLPEERKYASKLIAQYASGRFGVSAEYLNNSEAIEIKIGQGAKSGMGGHLLAEKVTAEVSRIRMIPEGTDALSPARHMDIVGPEDLSMKISQLREITDWKVPIMVKFTSGRVADDVKIAAKAGADIVVVDGMQGGTGAGPDVVTEHSGIPTIAAIVEADEALKEVNLRDEVSLVAAGGIRSGADVAKAIALGADAVYIGTAALVSIGCRVCQMCYTGTCRKGIATQDPRLRKRLDYVEAGKNVARYIEAMTEEVCMLIQQAGNTDVSKLEKDDLRALTVEASALTGVKMAGMEAPARF; translated from the coding sequence ATGCCTTTTAAGGTTGAGAGAAAGGAAGATGTATGTAAGAGGAACTTTGACCGTCCCGGCTGCTGCTGGTACATGTGTGATAACCGGGACGAGTCACTCTGTGCAAACTGTTACTCATGCTATAACAACTGTCCACATGATGTTTACGAGATAATAAACGGGGAACCAGTACCCCTGAGGCATGAAAACTGTGTGGGGTGCCGTATATGTGAGGAGATGTGCCCCAACAATGCAATAGAGGTTAACGCCGTACCCGAGGACCGGAGGAATGTATGGTCATTCACTGACCTGCTTGAGATACAGAGGAAATCCAGGGAGGGTTCCTACAAGGTCAGGGGCTGCGGTGCGGTGAGGAGGATACCCACCTTTGACGACCTTGTGATCATACCGGCCCAGGTCTCAAGGCCACCCATAGATAAGTACAGGGAGCCCTGCAATACCAGGGTGGTGCTGGGTGACAGGTTCGCCGAGAACCCCCTGGAACTTGACACACCAATCATGATAGCGGCCATGTCCTTCGGCGCCCTCAGCAAGGAGGCCAAGATAGCCCTTGCAATGGGGGCAACCCTTGCAGGCACAGCCACAAACACAGGTGAGGGGGGAATGCTCCCTGAGGAGCGTAAATACGCCTCAAAACTTATTGCACAGTATGCATCAGGACGCTTCGGTGTCTCTGCAGAGTACCTCAACAATTCAGAGGCCATTGAGATCAAGATAGGTCAGGGTGCCAAGTCAGGTATGGGCGGACATCTGCTTGCAGAGAAGGTAACAGCGGAGGTCTCAAGGATAAGGATGATACCAGAGGGTACCGATGCACTGAGCCCGGCAAGGCACATGGACATCGTTGGACCTGAGGATCTCAGCATGAAGATATCCCAGCTTCGTGAGATAACCGACTGGAAGGTCCCGATAATGGTCAAGTTCACATCAGGCCGTGTTGCCGATGATGTGAAGATAGCTGCAAAGGCAGGGGCCGATATAGTCGTGGTTGATGGTATGCAGGGAGGTACCGGTGCAGGACCTGACGTTGTAACCGAGCACTCAGGTATACCCACAATAGCAGCCATAGTGGAGGCCGATGAGGCCCTCAAGGAGGTCAACCTCCGTGATGAGGTGAGCCTTGTTGCAGCAGGTGGTATAAGGAGCGGGGCTGACGTTGCAAAGGCCATCGCACTTGGTGCGGATGCGGTCTACATCGGTACAGCGGCCCTTGTCTCGATTGGCTGCCGTGTCTGCCAGATGTGCTACACAGGCACCTGCAGAAAGGGTATTGCAACCCAGGACCCACGCCTCAGGAAGCGCCTTGACTATGTTGAGGCAGGTAAAAACGTTGCAAGGTACATAGAGGCCATGACAGAGGAGGTGTGCATGCTCATACAGCAGGCTGGTAACACTGACGTGAGCAAACTTGAGAAGGATGACCTCAGGGCGCTCACCGTGGAGGCCTCGGCACTTACGGGAGTTAAGATGGCTGGAATGGAGGCGCCGGCCCGGTTTTAG
- a CDS encoding Coenzyme F420 hydrogenase/dehydrogenase, beta subunit C-terminal domain → MSRYAMVGTPCQITAATLMKEYNGEFPVELRIGLFCMENFSYTYLRELAEAEGVDLRDVSECRIEKGRLWFHLNDGSTVSIPLERARSAMRKNCSVCMDFTSEQSDVSVGSVGSPQGWSTLIIRTERGRELVDGAAKAGYIETAPITGKGLKLLEKLASGKKEENLEEIQRRESVARPVLYWRVMPGDLYPEEIKDCQFDDLRADVIDVGACVLCGACEASCPEGIVRINDRKPEVKGGCPGGCNACYVACPRTYVPDSIISHESAAEPLGEYTEILSARAPMFRGQDGGVVTALLTYALREGIVDGALVVDRDPAMPWKPVPVLAEDPEDVVRAAGTKYSVCPILKVLKE, encoded by the coding sequence ATGAGCAGATATGCAATGGTCGGAACACCCTGCCAGATAACAGCAGCCACACTGATGAAGGAATATAACGGGGAATTCCCTGTTGAACTCAGAATCGGGCTCTTTTGCATGGAGAACTTCTCCTACACCTACCTGAGGGAACTTGCAGAGGCGGAGGGTGTTGACCTCAGGGATGTTTCAGAGTGCAGGATAGAGAAGGGCAGGCTCTGGTTCCACCTCAACGATGGAAGCACAGTATCCATACCACTTGAAAGGGCCAGGTCTGCAATGAGAAAGAACTGCTCTGTGTGCATGGACTTCACATCAGAACAGTCAGACGTTTCAGTGGGATCTGTGGGCTCACCGCAGGGATGGTCAACACTCATAATAAGGACGGAAAGGGGCAGAGAGCTGGTTGATGGGGCCGCAAAGGCAGGATACATTGAGACAGCACCCATAACCGGGAAGGGCCTCAAACTTCTTGAAAAACTTGCATCAGGTAAAAAGGAGGAGAACCTTGAGGAGATACAGAGAAGGGAATCAGTTGCGAGGCCCGTACTCTACTGGAGGGTGATGCCCGGGGACCTCTACCCTGAGGAAATTAAGGACTGCCAGTTCGATGATCTTCGGGCAGATGTCATCGATGTTGGCGCATGCGTGCTCTGCGGGGCCTGCGAGGCGTCATGCCCGGAGGGTATTGTGAGGATAAACGACAGAAAACCTGAGGTTAAGGGCGGATGTCCCGGGGGCTGCAACGCATGCTATGTGGCATGTCCAAGGACCTACGTACCCGACAGCATAATAAGTCACGAGTCCGCGGCCGAACCACTGGGGGAGTACACTGAGATACTATCTGCAAGGGCCCCCATGTTCAGGGGCCAGGATGGTGGTGTTGTAACCGCACTCCTGACCTATGCCCTCAGGGAGGGAATCGTGGACGGGGCACTGGTGGTTGACAGGGACCCTGCAATGCCATGGAAACCCGTACCTGTACTGGCAGAGGATCCAGAGGATGTTGTGAGGGCTGCAGGTACCAAGTACTCAGTATGCCCGATATTGAAGGTATTAAAGGAGTAA
- a CDS encoding CDGSH iron-sulfur domain-containing protein — protein sequence MRIRVLKDGPYLVEGSVPLYEEVIVTDEDGHTREFVERREFPMKERYLLCRCGASKNKPYCDGTHLEVGFDGTETASRKPYIERATVFRAGDLELTDVPELCDHSRFCLRAGGIRELLRKGDTESIQIAIEEAMICPSGRLVLWDRRTGKPYERDYEKSIVVIHDKQKKCEGPLWVRGGIKIESADGREYETRNRVTLCRCGLSENKPFCDGSHWMSAEEKLEFKRKWGIE from the coding sequence ATGAGGATAAGGGTTCTTAAGGACGGACCATACCTTGTGGAGGGCTCGGTACCACTCTATGAGGAGGTAATTGTAACCGATGAGGATGGACACACAAGGGAATTTGTTGAGAGAAGGGAGTTTCCAATGAAGGAGAGGTACCTCCTCTGCCGCTGTGGCGCATCAAAGAACAAACCCTACTGTGATGGAACACACCTTGAGGTGGGCTTTGATGGTACCGAAACAGCATCAAGGAAGCCCTACATTGAAAGGGCGACCGTGTTCAGGGCGGGGGACCTTGAACTCACCGATGTCCCTGAACTGTGCGACCACTCAAGGTTCTGCCTCAGGGCGGGGGGTATAAGGGAACTCCTCAGGAAGGGTGATACTGAGAGCATACAGATAGCCATTGAGGAGGCAATGATCTGCCCATCAGGGAGGCTCGTCCTCTGGGACAGGAGGACCGGGAAACCCTATGAAAGGGACTATGAAAAATCAATAGTGGTTATCCATGATAAACAGAAGAAGTGTGAGGGGCCCCTCTGGGTCAGGGGAGGTATAAAAATAGAATCCGCAGATGGGAGGGAGTATGAGACCAGAAACAGGGTCACACTCTGTCGGTGCGGTTTATCTGAGAACAAACCATTCTGTGATGGTAGCCACTGGATGAGTGCAGAGGAGAAGCTTGAATTTAAGAGGAAGTGGGGTATTGAGTAG